A genome region from Coffea arabica cultivar ET-39 chromosome 7e, Coffea Arabica ET-39 HiFi, whole genome shotgun sequence includes the following:
- the LOC113701725 gene encoding xyloglucan galactosyltransferase XLT2-like: MQNFARFTTSRRNFLDKPKNRRAWLFAGLLLPILLLLFFTSAPKHYHSFRRLRQRLQAPQDGQCKYGTIYVYDLPPIFNQKLLDNCYDLDPWTSLCKTLSNDGFGPKATGLDGIMPRDLTQAWYWTHMFSGEVMFHARISNYRCRTYDPDSATAFYIPFYAGLATAKYLYGNSSASERDSQCESLLKWVTGQPSWKRSKGADHFIMLGRMSWDFRRNTDEKWGSSFLLMPPMRQTLKLSIERNPWDRSEISVPYPTGFHPKSKAELESWLKFVRTRNRSKLFTYVGGRRKKIKNDFRVLLLDQCRKEADSCKAVDCSKTPCAEGTPAVLESFLDSNFCLQPRGDAYTRRSTFDCMLAGSIPVFFWKRSIHGQFEWFMRDDPERFSVFIGENKVRNGTSIKKILQGYGIEEIQMMRERVTNLIPTILYAMPGDDGENSRDAFETAFEGVLRRLKEQKQLSQQ, from the coding sequence ATGCAGAATTTCGCCAGATTCACGACATCTAGACGGAATTTTCTCGACAAACCCAAGAACCGTCGTGCCTGGCTCTTTGCTGGTCTTCTCTTAcccatcctcctcctcctcttcttcaCCAGTGCTCCAAAGCACTACCATTCTTTCCGCCGTCTACGACAGCGTCTCCAAGCTCCCCAAGATGGGCAGTGCAAATATGGCACCATTTACGTTTACGACCTTCCTCCGATCTTCAACCAAAAGCTGTTGGATAATTGCTACGATCTAGATCCGTGGACTTCCCTCTGCAAAACTCTCTCCAACGATGGATTTGGCCCAAAAGCCACCGGCCTCGACGGGATTATGCCCAGAGATCTTACTCAAGCTTGGTACTGGACTCACATGTTTTCCGGGGAGGTTATGTTTCATGCGAGGATTTCCAACTACAGGTGCAGAACCTACGACCCAGATTCGGCCACGGCGTTCTACATCCCCTTTTATGCTGGATTAGCAACTGCCAAGTACCTGTACGGTAACTCTAGTGCGAGCGAGCGAGACTCTCAATGCGAGAGCCTGCTCAAGTGGGTCACTGGCCAACCCTCTTGGAAGAGGTCTAAAGGGGCTGACCATTTTATCATGCTGGGAAGGATGTCTTGGGATTTCAGAAGGAACACCGATGAGAAGTGGGGGTCCAGCTTCCTTCTCATGCCTCCCATGAGGCAGACGTTAAAGCTCTCAATCGAGCGTAATCCTTGGGATCGGTCGGAGATCAGCGTTCCTTACCCTACGGGATTTCATCCCAAGTCCAAAGCTGAGCTGGAGAGCTGGCTGAAATTTGTCCGGACCCGCAACCGGTCAAAGCTCTTCACTTACGTTGGTGGAAGACGCAAGAAGATAAAGAACGATTTCAGGGTTTTGTTGTTAGATCAGTGTCGGAAGGAGGCTGATTCGTGCAAAGCGGTGGACTGTTCTAAGACTCCCTGTGCGGAGGGAACGCCGGCGGTTCTGGAGTCGTTTTTGGACTCGAATTTCTGTTTGCAGCCTAGAGGTGATGCTTACACGAGAAGATCCACGTTTGACTGTATGTTAGCGGGTTCGATACCCGTTTTCTTTTGGAAAAGGAGCATCCACGGTCAGTTTGAATGGTTCATGAGGGATGACCCGGAGAGGTTCTCGGTGTTTATAGGTGAGAACAAAGTCAGAAATGGTACTTCCATTAAGAAGATTTTGCAGGGCTATGGTATAGAAGAGATTCAGATGATGAGAGAACGGGTGACTAACTTAATACCTACAATTTTGTATGCTATGCCCGGTGATGATGGGGAGAATAGTAGAGATGCCTTCGAAACAGCTTTTGAAGGGGTGTTACGGCGACTCAAGGAGCAGAAGCAGCTCAGCCAACAATGA